From Watersipora subatra chromosome 2, tzWatSuba1.1, whole genome shotgun sequence, one genomic window encodes:
- the LOC137387131 gene encoding uncharacterized protein, whose translation MLHMSSRTTSPLSYRERNPIILSKSQLTKLLVTHYHQITHHQGHNSAITALRQAGYWITGVSTLAKGIVHRCVRCRINRAKPEGQQMGLLPKERTEPSPPFTHVGIDTFGHFFVKDRRTELKRWGVIFTCLYTRAIHIELIDNLSTDSFLQALRRFQAVRRPVTTVFSDAGTNFVGGQNQMEQDLLNMRSKELKDYLMTKKIKFETNTPTASHQGGVSEKQIRTIKSILQGMSTKYSKRMTTESLRTAFYEIMATVNSRPISTDSLSDTDAIITANHLLTMKSQHFPLPPGEFSSAEIYGRLMNRKSQQLAEEFWTM comes from the coding sequence ATGCTGCATATGTCCAGCAGAACAACTTCACCGCTGAGCTACAGAGAAAGAAACCCAATAATACTATCCAAATCTCAACTAACTAAGCTTTTGGTAACTCACTATCATCAGATAACACATCATCAAGGGCACAACTCAGCAATCACCGCCTTGCGCCAAGCAGGATATTGGATAACTGGGGTGTCCACACTCGCCAAGGGCATTGTTCACCGCTGCGTGAGATGCAGAATTAACCGTGCTAAACCTGAAGGACAACAGATGGGTCTTCTGCCTAAGGAGAGAACTGAGCCTAGCCCACCATTTACGCACGTAGGAATTGATACATTTGGGCACTTTTTTGTCAAGGACAGAAGAACAGAGCTAAAGAGATGGGGTGTGATCTTCACATGCCTCTACACTCGAGCCATTCATATTGAACTCATCGACAACCTGTCTACGGACAGCTTCCTACAGGCCTTAAGACGATTTCAAGCAGTCCGAAGACCGGTCACTACTGTCTTCAGTGATGCAGGCACCAACTTTGTTGGAGGACAAAACCAGATGGAGCAGGACTTACTCAACATGAGAAGCAAGGAGCTAAAAGATTACTTGATGACCAAGAAAATAAAGTTTGAAACAAATACTCCCACAGCTAGCCACCAAGGCGGGGTCTCGGAAAAACAGATAAGAACCATAAAATCGATTTTGCAAGGAATGTCAACTAAATACAGCAAGCGCATGACAACAGAGAGCCTGAGAACAGCCTTTTATGAAATCATGGCAACTGTCAACAGCAGACCCATCTCCACAGATTCATTGAGCGACACGGATGCCATCATTACAGCTAACCATTTGCTAACCATGAAATCTCAACACTTTCCACTTCCCCCTGGAGAATTTAGCAGTGCGGAGATTTATGGCAGACTAATGAACAGGAAATCTCAGCAACTAGCTGAAGAATTTTGGACCATGTAG